A single genomic interval of Tursiops truncatus isolate mTurTru1 chromosome 16, mTurTru1.mat.Y, whole genome shotgun sequence harbors:
- the LOC101322148 gene encoding LOW QUALITY PROTEIN: interferon-induced protein with tetratricopeptide repeats 2 (The sequence of the model RefSeq protein was modified relative to this genomic sequence to represent the inferred CDS: inserted 1 base in 1 codon; substituted 2 bases at 2 genomic stop codons), whose amino-acid sequence MCNILAYTKHCRGQHKAALGCLQQAEEFIQREHADQAEIRSLVTWGNYAWVYYHLGRFSEAQVYVDKVQQVCRKYFSPYRTESPEMDCEGGWTRLRCGGNQNERAKVCFEKALEKKPKNPEFSSGRAIASYRLDNWPPSQNPVDPLRQAIQLNPDNQYVKVLLALKLQKINKEGEGERLVKAALEKAPLATHVLRXAAKLYXRKGDLDQAIELLRKALKCVPNNTYLHRHIGCYYRAKVPEIQKMGGKREKLQELIGHALGHLKRADESGGNFFHICFYLACLSSQAGRYEEAEYYFQKEFSKELPPVAKQALHLQYGNFQLYQMKCEDKAIHHFTTGVKINQESKEREKMXNRLQKFAKIKLSKNGADPKALHLLAFLQELNGEMQPAERNSERGLDSGNLIPLASLAEE is encoded by the exons ATGTGCAACATATTGGCCTACACAAAACACTGCAGAGGCCAGCACAAGGCAGCCCTGGGATGCTTACAGCAGGCTGAAGAGTTCATCCAGCGAGAGCACGCTGACCAGGCAGAGATCAGAAGCCTGGTCACCTGGGGGAACTACGCCTGGGTCTACTACCACCTGGGAAGATTCTCAGAAGCTCAGGTTTATGTAGACAAGGTGCAACAAGTGTGCCGGAAGTATTTCAGCCCCTACAGAACTGAGAGTCCTGAGATGGATTGTGAGGGAGGGTGGACACGGTTAAGGTGTGGAGGAAACCAAAATGAAAGGGCCAAGGTGTGTTTTGAGAAGGCTCTGGAAAAGAAACCCAAGAACCCAGAATTCTCCTCTGGACGGGCCATCGCGAGCTACCGTCTGGATAACTGGCCACCGTCTCAGAATCCCGTTGACCCTTTGAGGCAAGCCATTCAGCTGAATCCTGACAACCAGTATGTCAAAGTCCTCCTGGCCCTGAAACTTCAAAAGATTAATAAAGAAGGTGAAGGAGAGAGGTTAGTCAAAGCAGCTTTGGAGAAAGCCCCATTGGCAACACATGTGCTTC GGGCAGCAAAGCTGTATTGAAGAAAAGGTGACCTGGACCAAGCTATAGAACTCCTGAGAAAGGCTCTAAAATGCGTGCCAAACAACACCTACCTGCATCGCCACATTGGGTGCTACTATAGGGCCAAAGTCCCTGAAATACAGAAAATGGgtgggaaaagggagaagttacaggAACTAATAGGACACGCTCTAGGTCATTTAAAGAGAGCTGATGAGAGCGGTGGAAATTTCTTCCACATCTGCTTCTATCTCGCCTGCCTCTCTTCACAAGCCGGTCGGTATGAAGAAGCAGAGTATTACTttcaaaaagaattcagcaaagagcTTCCTCCTGTAGCCAAACAAGCGCTCCATCTGCAATATGGCAACTTTCAGCTGTATCAAATGAAGTGTGAAGACAAGGCCATCCACCATTTTACGACGGGTGTGAAAATAAACCAGGAgtcaaaggagagagaaaaaatgtaaaacagactgCAAAAATTTGCCAAAATCAAGCTCTCAAAAAACGGAGCAGATCCCAAGGCTTTGCATCTCTTGGCGTTTCTTCAGGAACTGAATGGAGAAATGCAGCCAGCAGAGAGAAACTCTGAGAGGGGTTTGGACTCTGGAAACCTCATCCCTTTAGCATCTTTAGCTGAGGAATAA